Proteins from one Stenotrophomonas aracearum genomic window:
- a CDS encoding arylsulfatase, with protein sequence MSAATKSSKAKKPNILVIWGDDIGWQNVSAYGMGTMGYTTPNIDRIGYEGIRFTDHYAQQSCTAGRAAFITGQYPIRSGMVTVGQPGDALGLQPASPCLAEVMKEAGYRTGHFGKSHLGDRNEHLPTNHGFEEFFGNLYHLNVSEEDEQRDYKNFAKAYAGSLEAYEKKFGARGVIHSWATDKDDPTEDPRFGRVGKQKIEDTGPLHQERMHDVDAAEFVPKALEFMKNAQDNDEPFFVWLNTSRMHLYTRLNDKWRYAAEKYTSEADLHGSGMLQHDHDIGLVLDFLKEQGLEEDTIVWYSTDNGPEHSSWPHGGTTPWRGEKMTTYEGGVRVISMLRWPGVIAPLQIKNGIQAHQDMFTTLAAAAGVKDVQAKVLKEKKQYIDGVDNLDYWLGKSEDSARNHIFHYNESRLTAMRMGPWKWHFSTAEDYYGNIVGRSKPLVFNIRMDPFESYDNSDSYGHLIQKVSWQTSPMGEMMKEHLTTLAKYPPVQGGKSFDMSNVVEQFMSKGHD encoded by the coding sequence ATGAGCGCTGCAACCAAATCCAGCAAGGCCAAGAAGCCGAACATCCTAGTCATCTGGGGCGACGACATCGGTTGGCAGAACGTCAGTGCCTACGGCATGGGGACCATGGGCTATACCACGCCCAACATCGACAGGATCGGCTACGAGGGCATCCGCTTTACCGATCACTACGCGCAGCAGTCCTGTACGGCGGGTCGCGCCGCCTTCATCACCGGCCAGTACCCGATACGCTCGGGCATGGTCACCGTCGGCCAGCCGGGCGACGCGCTGGGCCTGCAGCCCGCCTCGCCCTGCCTTGCCGAGGTCATGAAGGAAGCCGGCTACCGCACCGGGCATTTCGGCAAGAGCCACCTGGGCGACCGCAACGAGCACCTGCCTACCAACCACGGTTTTGAAGAGTTCTTCGGCAATCTGTACCACCTGAACGTCTCCGAGGAAGACGAACAGCGTGACTACAAGAACTTCGCCAAGGCCTACGCCGGGAGCCTGGAAGCCTACGAGAAGAAATTTGGCGCCCGTGGCGTCATCCACAGCTGGGCCACCGATAAGGACGATCCCACCGAAGACCCCCGCTTTGGCCGGGTCGGGAAGCAGAAGATCGAAGATACCGGCCCGCTGCACCAGGAGCGGATGCACGACGTGGATGCTGCCGAGTTCGTGCCCAAGGCGCTGGAGTTCATGAAGAACGCACAGGACAACGACGAGCCGTTCTTCGTATGGCTCAACACCAGCCGCATGCACCTGTATACCCGGCTGAACGACAAGTGGCGCTACGCGGCTGAAAAGTATACATCCGAGGCCGACCTGCACGGCTCAGGCATGCTGCAGCACGACCATGACATCGGCCTGGTCCTGGATTTCCTCAAGGAACAGGGGCTGGAGGAAGACACCATCGTCTGGTATTCCACAGACAACGGACCGGAACACTCGTCGTGGCCGCACGGCGGTACCACGCCTTGGCGGGGCGAAAAGATGACCACCTATGAAGGCGGCGTCCGGGTCATCTCCATGCTGCGCTGGCCCGGCGTGATCGCGCCGCTGCAGATCAAGAACGGCATCCAGGCCCACCAGGACATGTTCACGACATTGGCCGCCGCTGCTGGCGTCAAGGACGTGCAGGCCAAGGTCCTGAAAGAAAAGAAGCAGTATATCGATGGGGTCGACAACCTCGACTACTGGCTCGGGAAGTCTGAAGATTCCGCGCGCAATCACATCTTCCACTACAACGAGTCACGCCTGACCGCCATGCGCATGGGACCCTGGAAATGGCACTTCTCCACGGCCGAGGACTATTACGGCAACATCGTTGGCCGCAGCAAACCGCTGGTGTTCAACATCCGGATGGATCCCTTCGAAAGTTACGATAACAGCGATTCCTACGGCCACCTTATCCAGAAGGTTTCCTGGCAGACCAGTCCCATGGGCGAAATGATGAAGGAGCACTTGACCACGCTCGCCAAGTATCCGCCGGTGCAGGGTGGCAAGAGCTTCGACATGTCCAACGTGGTCGAGCAGTTCATGAGCAAGGGTCACGACTAA
- a CDS encoding CHAD domain-containing protein, whose amino-acid sequence MSVDTPGLVARQLLAKDGHSILDALPSTGDQNAAIHDARKAIRRMRALLALLAEDSFDLDGEDWALRRLGKGLSRLRDAHVVVETAKQLQSVHPSPGWIAVIHALELRRTRILQESLAIDPGFERRRRVVERFLQRMQVQPWGSLRPRAVRKALGRSERRTVKAAARAKVDAAPEVVHRWRRKVRRLRMQLEAAQALGVLHRHDAGRSELARKGKALHKISDRLGWEQDLRMLRNLVRSLPYAEGKQAVMTVVDRELGLVRVEG is encoded by the coding sequence ATGTCAGTTGACACCCCCGGATTGGTCGCAAGACAACTCCTGGCGAAGGACGGTCATTCCATCCTCGATGCGCTGCCGTCCACGGGCGATCAGAACGCGGCCATCCACGACGCGCGGAAAGCCATACGGCGAATGCGGGCCTTGCTCGCGCTACTGGCAGAGGATTCGTTCGATCTGGATGGTGAAGACTGGGCGCTCAGGCGGCTTGGCAAGGGCTTGTCCAGACTTCGCGATGCGCATGTTGTGGTGGAGACTGCAAAACAGCTCCAGTCGGTGCACCCGTCGCCAGGCTGGATCGCCGTGATTCACGCCTTGGAACTGCGACGTACGCGAATTCTGCAGGAGTCACTGGCTATTGACCCGGGTTTTGAGCGCAGGCGCCGCGTGGTCGAACGATTCCTGCAGCGAATGCAGGTCCAGCCTTGGGGCTCGTTGCGGCCGCGCGCGGTCCGCAAGGCGCTTGGTCGCAGTGAACGGCGCACGGTAAAGGCCGCAGCTCGCGCCAAGGTCGACGCCGCGCCGGAGGTCGTGCACCGGTGGCGACGCAAGGTCAGGCGGCTACGCATGCAACTCGAAGCGGCGCAGGCGTTGGGCGTACTACACAGGCACGATGCTGGCCGCTCCGAACTGGCCCGGAAAGGCAAAGCGCTGCACAAGATCAGCGACCGGCTGGGGTGGGAGCAGGATCTGCGGATGCTGCGGAACCTGGTTCGGAGCTTGCCGTACGCCGAAGGTAAGCAGGCTGTGATGACCGTGGTGGATCGGGAGCTGGGGTTGGTTCGGGTTGAGGGGTAA
- a CDS encoding DNA-binding protein — protein sequence MARGGLYKSDVQKARDALRAQGKHPSVDAVRVALGNTGSKTTIHRYLKELEEEEGQGLGAKVAVSDALQDLVGRLAARLHEEAEAVATEAQQRSAAQLQQRSDALEQARQEASALSNQLQRTEAALHEERTAHASAQQSLAERVTEIAQLSERIAGLSARVAEHEAHAKSLEEKHAHAREALEHFRTSMKEQREQEQRRHEHQVQELQVTLRQANEALTAKNHELLQLNRDNSQWLERHGRLERELADARRGIEAQQKELDALRLTAAEHQALQERWAKDVQALEAARVELTSARAEATKERERREQAEADALRAGVRLETLEQLLAQLKPEQAVADTASAGKGRGRE from the coding sequence ATGGCCCGAGGCGGCTTATACAAGAGCGACGTGCAGAAGGCCCGCGATGCGTTGCGGGCGCAGGGCAAGCATCCGTCGGTGGATGCGGTTCGTGTGGCGCTGGGCAACACCGGTTCCAAGACGACGATCCACCGCTACCTCAAGGAACTGGAGGAAGAGGAAGGGCAAGGTCTCGGCGCCAAGGTCGCCGTCAGCGACGCGTTGCAGGATCTGGTCGGCCGGCTTGCGGCCCGCCTGCACGAAGAGGCGGAGGCCGTCGCCACCGAGGCTCAGCAGCGCTCTGCCGCGCAGTTGCAGCAGCGCAGCGATGCGCTGGAACAGGCTCGGCAGGAAGCGAGCGCCTTGAGCAATCAGTTGCAGCGAACCGAAGCGGCGCTGCACGAGGAGCGGACCGCCCACGCTTCGGCCCAGCAGTCCTTAGCGGAGCGGGTGACGGAAATCGCCCAGCTCAGCGAACGCATCGCCGGCCTGAGCGCCCGTGTGGCCGAGCACGAAGCCCATGCGAAATCGCTGGAAGAGAAGCATGCCCACGCCCGTGAGGCGCTGGAGCATTTCCGGACCTCGATGAAGGAGCAGCGCGAACAGGAACAGCGTCGCCACGAGCACCAGGTGCAGGAATTACAAGTCACGCTGCGCCAGGCCAACGAGGCGCTGACCGCCAAGAACCACGAGTTGCTGCAACTCAATCGCGATAACAGCCAGTGGTTGGAGCGCCACGGGCGCCTGGAGCGAGAACTGGCCGATGCCCGCCGCGGCATCGAGGCCCAGCAGAAGGAACTGGATGCCTTGCGGCTGACGGCTGCAGAGCATCAGGCGCTGCAGGAACGGTGGGCCAAAGACGTACAGGCCTTAGAGGCTGCGCGGGTCGAACTGACCAGCGCTCGTGCCGAAGCGACCAAGGAACGGGAACGTCGCGAGCAAGCCGAAGCCGACGCCTTGCGCGCAGGTGTGCGTCTGGAAACACTGGAGCAGTTATTGGCGCAGCTGAAACCCGAACAGGCAGTTGCCGACACGGCATCCGCCGGGAAGGGCCGTGGTCGTGAGTAG